One stretch of Desulfonatronum thiosulfatophilum DNA includes these proteins:
- a CDS encoding DUF1007 family protein: MKIRFFQKIRLLAFSLLILSVSLGTAATVRAHPHVWVDYAIEARFDQNGLTGFHHRWIFDEMFSNQIMEMFDLPGDGNFSAAQIEQVRQEAFDYLREYNYFIHIKVDGTDFIVQYVRDFHVTTQGHQIVYEFFVPCTVAAADAPKSVHLLVADMEYFVDMAFVAETLEIQGQEFVEVSHTFTSGDPFSFWGGAWTPEHFALRFHKAS, from the coding sequence ATGAAAATACGATTTTTCCAGAAGATTCGTCTCCTTGCCTTCTCTTTGCTGATCCTGTCGGTCAGTCTTGGAACCGCGGCCACCGTCCGGGCTCACCCGCATGTCTGGGTTGATTATGCCATTGAGGCCCGATTCGATCAAAACGGTCTGACCGGCTTCCACCATCGTTGGATTTTTGACGAGATGTTCAGCAATCAGATCATGGAGATGTTCGACTTGCCCGGCGACGGCAATTTCTCCGCCGCGCAAATCGAGCAGGTCCGGCAAGAGGCGTTTGATTACCTGCGGGAGTACAACTACTTCATCCACATCAAAGTCGACGGGACGGACTTTATCGTTCAGTACGTCCGGGATTTCCACGTCACCACCCAGGGGCATCAGATCGTCTATGAATTCTTCGTGCCGTGCACGGTGGCGGCCGCGGACGCGCCCAAGTCCGTTCATCTGCTCGTGGCGGACATGGAATATTTTGTGGACATGGCCTTCGTCGCCGAAACCCTGGAAATCCAGGGGCAGGAATTCGTGGAAGTATCCCACACTTTCACCAGTGGCGACCCCTTCTCCTTCTGGGGCGGGGCATGGACACCGGAACATTTTGCTCTGCGGTTTCACAAAGCATCATGA